From Bacteroidales bacterium:
GGTCATAGAGATATGCCTTCCTTATTTACATTCCGATAGAAAGGGGTTATTCGTTGTTTTCTGCGCCACTCATCTTTAGAATAAATAAAAATTGACAGTGGTTCTCCGGTTTCTAATTCGAGGTCGTATAGTTTATCCCTGAACTTATTTTCAGTTTCCAGGTCTACTGGATAATCGGTCAAAATGAGGATGTCCCAGTCAGATTCGGAATGTTCATCTCCTCTGGCTCGCGATCCGTATAAAATCACTTCTGCTTTAGGATCGATAAAGTCGATAGTGCGACGGATCAGTTGACTTATCGTATTTGTCTTTTTTTTCATAGTCACAAAGATAATAAAATCCAATGACTTTGCTTCTTATCTAAAAATGCACTGTAACGGTCCGGGTTGTACCCCC
This genomic window contains:
- a CDS encoding nucleotidyltransferase domain-containing protein, whose amino-acid sequence is MKKKTNTISQLIRRTIDFIDPKAEVILYGSRARGDEHSESDWDILILTDYPVDLETENKFRDKLYDLELETGEPLSIFIYSKDEWRRKQRITPFYRNVNKEGISL